GTAGCTGCCGATGGAGCGGTGATGGAGAGCGGCTGGTAGTTGCCCGAATTTCCAACAGGAAACTGAAAGGCAGTATTTCCAATCTTCTCCACTGGGCCATCAACATAGGAAACTGATGATGCACCCGATACCGAAGCGCTACTGGCCAGCACCAGTAAATTTGTGGAGGTAGTGCCTACAATTCCCTTGGTAAAGGTTACCACACCATTCACTAGAACGGGTCCATTAAGGGTAACCTGCGGCTGCGTAATTTTGCTGTTGTTTATGGTTACGTTTTGGTAGGTAAAGCCATCGGTGCCTGCCCCACTATTTGTAGGCCACGTCTGCAAGTAGCTGGTTCCCTGAAATATCAAAGTGGAGCTGTCGTTACACAGCAACCTACCATAAGCAGGTGCTCCCAAGATGAAATTACCCAAAAGATTGAGGGTAGAATTATCGTTAAGCTGAACTTCGACCATATTGTCGCTTGAAGCGCTGTAGGATATATTTCGGCCAGCATTTAATTGAGCGGTATTATTCAATGCCAAGGTAATTTTTGGTCCACCCGAATTTGTAAGAAGCAAATCGCGGCTTATTGCTAGCAATGCTGTATTGCTGATGCTTATTTGGTTATCAGCTACGCTTCCCGCACTTGATGTGAATGAAAAATCCTGTCCAACGGAAATAATGGAATTTTGGGTTGCATCCACAACCATGGCTGCATTACCTCCATTTCTCGAAACAAGAAGATCCTCATCCACAGTAAAGGTTCCTCCATTCCTCACGGTTATATCACCCGAATAGTCGGCGCCATTGTTGTAGTAGTTCACATTACCCTTAACCCGTAAATTGCCAGAGTTAATAATCAAACTAGTATTGTTGTTCTCCACCGGCATATCCAGCCGGGCACAAGCCTCATTATCGCTCACAGTTATTTTATAACCCTTTATGTGAACAATGTTTGCATCGGTGGGTATTTCGGTTGCAGGAGGCCCACCTTCAACCCTTGACCACGAAGAGGTTGTATTCCAATTTCCATCGGCAATTGCCCAAAACTCCTTGCTACTTACGTTGTTTAGGCATAATGAAAAACTGCCATGACTGGTATGGTCATCAATAGAAATCCAGTAGGCATTACCCGGCGTCAAAGTATCAATTGACAATGTCAACGTTCCTGAAAAATTCCATCCTGCTTCACCACACGCAACCTGAACCCCTGCGCTATTCCAAACGGCAATTTGCTGTCCACGCATAGAGCCCGAAGTTCCTCCGGTTGTAACGTTAATGGTTGCCGTATCTAGAATGGCGGTAAACTTAAACCAAACATTGTGATCGGTGCCACCACTCCAGCACGAACCGGCCGAACCATCGGCTGTAGCATAGGTATTATCATATGCTGCATCGGTCGAGCAAAAGTGATCCAGATTGGTAAGCACCACAGCACCCTTCTTAAAATCGAACCCCACCTTGTTGTTAACGCAGAGGGTGAACGTTCCATGCGTAGTTTGGTCGTCAACCGAGATGTAGTAAGTATGACCCGCAAGCAGGGTATCGATACTCATCGAAAGAGTTCCGTTAAAATTCCACCCCGCCTGGTTGCAAGCAACTTGAACGCCAGCCTCGTTCCACATGGCCACCTGCTGTCCACGCATGGTGCCAAAGGTGCCACCGGTTTTTACATCCACCTGCACCTCACCCGAAATGGCCACAAACTTAAACCAAACGTTATGGTCGGTACCGCCTGTCCAACAGGTGGGAGCCACTCCATCGGGTGTGGCAAATCGATTGTCGTACAAGGCATCGCTGGAACACCATGTATCTATATCGTTGAGCAGCAGTGCGCCGTTTTTAAAATCGTAGCCGGTGTTGTTACTTACGCATAAGGAGAAGCTACCATGGGTGGTTTCATCATCTACCGAAATGTAGTAGGTGTTGCCGGCGGTAAGCGTATCGATGCTCAACGACAGGGTTCCGCTGTAGTTCCACCCGGCATCGTTGCATGCCACCTGCACACCAGCTGCATTCCAAATGGCAATTTGCTGACCGCGCATGGAGCCATAGGTGCCACCGGTTTTCACATCAACCTTGATATTGCCCGTAGCTGCAACAAAGCTAAACCAAACGTTGTGGTCGGTACCACCAGTCCAGCACGAGCCGGCTGAACCATCCTTGGTGGCATAGGTATTTTCGCACTGGGCATCGGACGAGCACCAATCGTTAGTGTTGCTTAAAACCTCTGCTCCCGATCGGAAATCATACCCTGGAACATTATCGAGACACAGGCTAAAAGTGCCATGCGTAGTTTGATCGTCCACCGCGATGTAGTAAATATTTCCCACCGTAAGCGTATCGATGCCCAACGACAATGTTCCGCTAAAGTTCCATCCCGACTGATTGCATGCCACCAGCACTCCGGCCTCGTTCCAAATGGCAACCTGCTGACCACGCATGGAGCCATAGGTTCCGCCTGTTTTCACATCGACCTTCGCGGCATTGGTCGATGCCGTAAACATAAACCACACATTATGGTCGGTACCACCTGTCCAACACGGGGGCGCCGTTTCATCCGCCGTAGCGTACCTATTGGTGTAAACGGCATCGGAGGAGCACCAGCCGCCAATGGAAGGAAGAACTAATGCCCCGCTCTTAAAGTCGTATCCAGCCTTATTATTTGCACATAGGCTAAAGGTTCCGTGGGTAGTTTCATCGTCTACCGAGATGTAGTAAGCGTTACCGGCAGTGAGCGTATCCGCCACAAGCGATAGCACTCCGCTGTAGTTCCAGCCACCGTCGATACAGCCCAGCTGTTGCCCGTTTTCATTCCAGATTGCTATCTGCTGCCCGCGCATGGTGCCCGAAGATCCACCCGTAGTAACATCAACCTGGATTTCTCCCGACACGGCAACAAACTTAAACCACACGTTGTGGTCGGTACCACCTGTCCAACATGAACCTGCAGCCTGATCCTTGGTTGCGTAGGTATTGGCGTAGGCGGCATCGGTGGAGCACCAATGGTCAATATCGTTCAGTATAACGGCATCTTCCTTAAAGTCGAATCCCACCTTGTTGCTTAGGCACACCGAGAATGAGCCATGCGTGGTTTCATCGTCCACCGAAAAGTAGTAGACGTTGCCAACGGTGAGCGTGTCGATGCTTAGTGATAGGTCTCCACTGAAATTCCACCCCCCATCAATGCATGCCAGCTGCTGCCCGGCCTCATTCCAAATGGCTATCTGCTGGCCGCTCATGGAGCCAAAGGTTCCTCCAGTCTTGACGTCAACCTTTATTCCTCCGGTTTCGGCAACAAACTTAAACCATACGTTATGATCGGTACCGCCAGTCCAACACGAACCCGGCGAACCATCGGGCGTGGCAAAGGTGTTGCTATACTCTGCGTCGGTGGAGCACCACCCATCGGTGATATCTAAATACTTGGCATCCGACTTAAAATCGTAGCCGGGATTATTGTCGATGCAGAGCGAAAAGGTGCCGTGCGAGGTTTGGTCGTCAACGGAAATGTAGTAAGTGTGACCGGTGGATAGCGTATCAGCCGCCAAGGTGGATGTGCCGCTAAAGTTCCACCCCGCGTCGTTACAGGCAACCTGCGTTCCGGCTTCGTTCCAAATGGCCATTTGCTGGCCATGCATGGTGCCGTATGTTCCACCGGTTTTTATGTCAACCTTAATGGAGTTGGTTTCGGCCACAAACTTAAACCACACGTTGTGGTCGGTGCCACCGCTCCAGCACGAACCGGCAGAACCATCCTTTGTGGCATAGGTATTATCGTACTGTGCATCAGCAGAGCACCAGCTATCAAGAATGCCTAACGTTACTGCTCCCGATTTAAAATCGTAGTTAACTGCATCGTCTACACACAGGCTAAAGGTGCCATGGTTGGTTTGGTCGTCAACAGAGATGTAGTAGGTATGTCCAGCCGTTAGAGTATCCATGCTCAGCGATAGTGTTCCGCTAAAATTATACCCTGATTGGTTGCAGGCTACTACCGGGCCTGAGCTGTCCCAGATGGCCACCTGCTGGCCGCGCATGCTACCGAATGTTCCGCCAGTTTCAATATCAACCTTTACCGCGTTGGTGGTGGCCACAAACTGAAACCACACGTTATGGTCGGTGCCACCGCTCCAGCAAGAGGGGGCAGCACCATCGCCTGTTGCATAGGTATTGTTAAACTGGGCATCGGATGAGCACCATCCGTGAACGCTGCTCAATACCAATGCCCCCGATTTCATGTCGTAGCCGGGAGCGTCGTCGAGGCAGAGGCTAAAGGTGCCATGGGTGGTTTGGTCGTCCACCGAAACGTAGTAGGTATTGCCAGCCGTGAGCGTATCCATGCTCAGCGATAGCGTTCCGCTAAAACTATAACCTGATTGGTTGCAGGCAACAAGCGTATTTGCCGAATTCCAAATGGCAACCTGCTGGCCGCGCATGGTTCCATATACACCGCCGGTTTCAATATCAACCTTAACCGCATTGGTGGTGGCTACAAACTTAAACCAAACGTTGTTGCCCCTATCGCCACTCCAGCAGGGTACCGATGGCCCATCGGCGGTGGCGGCAACATTGGTATAGGCTGCATTGGCTGAGCACCACTGGTGAACGGTGGCTATGCTGTCTGCATTTACCTCAACATCGTTAACCGGTTGACTATACCCGCTAAGAGCAAAGAAAAAAAGGATGATAAGAATTGTCCCTACCCTGAAATTATTCCTAAAAACCATACTTTACACTAGACAATTCAACCATAATTTGAAAATAATGTATTACGGTAAAACAGCAATACCGTTGCGATAATAAATATCAAGGAAACCTATTAACCTTTCAAAGATATCTACTTTGTTCTATTTGTAACGAAAATGAATTGTAAACAGGCTGCGCAATTTGCTTAACCAACAGATATCGTTGATTAATGGCATGTTATTACGGTCTATTCCACAATATTTTAGCCATGGTTAGCTCATACTCGGAAACTAGAATGACGTGGGAGACCGCCAACAATCTGTTTCCTATTGCAGCTTCAAAAAATCACCATCGATTATCATTAGCTTCACACCATTGGCTGTGGATGAACGATGCGAGCTCAAATCATCGGAAACAACATAGGTCATCCCCTTTTTTAGCACGAATCGCTCTCCATTCTGTAATTCACTCACAAATTCTCCCTCCAAGCAGTGCACAATGTGTCCCTTCTTGCACCAATGATCGGCCACATAGCCGCTTGTATACTCAACAATCCGAACTCTTAATCCAGGAAACTGAACAGTTTGCCAAAGAGCAACACCAACTTCTCCCTTGTGCTCAGTTTTTGGAATTACTGTCCAATCGATGGTTTGGAACGGAATATTTGCCTCGTTCATATTCATTGGATTAGCATTAATTTTCAGCAAAACTAATAATTAATGCTTCCGCTGGTCGTCAAATCCTGAACGCTATTCAAAAAAATGTTTGAATTCAAGCAGGGAGGATTCTAATATGGTTGAACGTTGGGCTGTAAGGCCTATGCGGATTTCATGTTCTGTCGTTGTCTGACCACCTGCAAGTTTGAAAAAAGCAGGAAGTTGTTATAGTCTGACGTGAACCCGCATAGGTTTTACAGCGTGTTGGCGTTTCGTTGTTTTGCACTTCAATTTTTCCAGTTAATTGCATAATCCCCTGTCGGAGCTATTTCAATCCACTTTCCGTTTATCACTTTTTCGTTTTTGGTTCGATTATTTGTTAAATATAACGAATATGAAACTATACGTTCTCTATATTGTATATCGACCGAAAATTCAGAATTGCCCTGAGGTATAATTACTGTCTTAGTAAACGAGCTATAATTACTTTCGCTTATCAATGGATTATTTGTGTAAACGGATTCTTCTCCGTTAAAATAAAGTTTGTTGTCCCAAATACCCGAGGGAATTTCGACCAACACAGAATCAGAAGCTGTCCATGCAAACGCATTTTCTTCATCACTTTTGAAGAACGATGTTTTAACTATATTATTTCCCTTAAATGGTTCTAATGTAAATTCTTGAGCAGATGAAATGTTAATAAACTCATAATCCGATCCTTTCTTTATAAAAATTGAGTCTCCATCGTATTTATCGATATTATACTCAATTTTCTTAAAAGTATAGCCTTGTGATTTTTTTTGACTTACCAAAATTTCTTTTGTTTCATTTCCAGATTTGAGAATAATCGTGAAGCCAAAATCCTTTCCAGTAGCATTTTCCTTGACAAAGATGTTTAGCAAGGAATATGAATTACGAACAATACTAAACCCCTTATCACCCCATAGTGCATCCAGTCTCCCCAAACTATCTAATTTAAGGATATCATTTTCTCGGACCAGAACACTATCTAATGTGTAGCAGTTACCATTAATATTTGCGTTGCTATTTTGATTGACTATTCCCGCAATTGTCCAATTAGGATTGGTAAATGAAATTTCTATTTTTCCTCCTTCTGCCTCCATTTCTATTTGAGATATTGAAGGGTCAATAAGGTTAAATTCATTCTCATGCTCGTTGCATGAATAAAAATGGAAAGAAAACAGAATTACTAAAAAGATGTTTGCATTTTTCATATTAGATGTATTTTAATTATTTAGTTTTGCTTATTTGGTGAGTTTCAAAATGAACGCCAACTCGTTTATAACCCCACATTTGGTGGGGTTATCCCTACCATTTTGGGTGGAAAACCACACCTTTTGGTGTGGTTTATTCCCGACATAAATGTATAACTATTTTCTATAAATCATGATAAGGGGACTTAATTTCTTCAAACTACAAAGTCGCCAGATTCAAAAACACTAGTATCATTGGGTAGTTCCCATAAAAAAAGCGCCACAGCACCCAACCTTGATTACCGGAGCGCTGTGGCGCAGAAATATCTACTAAAACGTAACGCTAACCTAGGTTCTGCAGAAAGCGCTTGTAGTAGAGCATCACAATGGCCAGAATGGCACCCAGCTGGATGGCAATTTATATGCTTGTTTACCTTTCTCCATTATTCAATCTCCGCAATTTCACGAATTAACATTCCTAAAATATCGCTGCTTTCTTCTCCCGAACCATAAGGCAAAGCACCTTCAATTCCTTCTGTAATGTTTGGGTTATTCAAAAGTTTCTGGCATTCGCTCTTTAAATATTCTTTTACACTTGGATTTGAAGCACTGATATTGTCCAGTATATCGGAGCAGTTATCCAAAATATAAATAATGTCCTCAAAATCGTGGCTTTGCCGTAAATCATTTCCTCCCCGCGCATTGTGTGCTTCAAATTTCGCAGCCAAATAATATTCCGGTGGAAATACAAAAACTTCAGTTCCATCGGGAAGCGTTTTTTGTATTTTAATTTCAATTCCTTCTTCATACCACCGGTTACTAAATCCAAGGACATTTGAATCGGTTGGCATAACATCAACTTTAATGTCTTTGTAAATCCATCTGCAAATAGGCGCTCCTTTTGAAGTGTCGTTTTTAAAACCTTTGGCTCTTAGATTTTCTTCCAGTCGTGCAAATTGGAGCCTTGAACTAATTTCAATTACACAATCTACATCAATTGTTGGTCTGATTTCCGAAGCTGCCGGATTATCCGCATAAAGTTCAGCAACCGCACCGCCGACAAAGACCATTTCATCTTTCAATTCGCCCAAACCATTTGCAACAGTTTGTAGCATTATAATATTTGTACTAGGCATTTTTTAGGCGTTTGTTTAATTCGTCGATTGCAATATTTACTTCTCTAACACGCCCAACTCTAATAGTATCAACAATTACTAATAGTTCATAAAATAATTTATCTTCTTGAACTATTTGAGGTAGTGTTTTATATAATGGTTCAATGGCTTGACCTCTATGAGTACCTTTAGCATTCGGCCATACATAAATATCAATATCAGATGAAATATATTCTTTTATTGGTGAAGCTGAATGAGCAGTAAGAGTTCCTTTTACAATTGCACCTGGTTCAGTTGGGAAAACGTATTTTAAGCCATAAACCAAAAACTCGTTAAAAGAGTTGATATTAACTTTTCTTTTTTTACTATCAATTAGTTTTGCAATCTTACATCTATTTAAAGCTTCAGAAACTTCAGAAGGACTTATTCCAATAGCATTTGCAATATCAATATTTCTCCACTTACCACTTTCTATTGAAATAATCTTCAATAGAACTACAATATCTTGTGGACGCATTCCATTATGCTTCTTCATAATCACTATTATTAATTGACTTCGTCGATCTTCTGATTCGCGATTCGCGAATCACAAATATATCTATAATATTAACTCAAACAAAAAGTATTCCTTGAGTATTACAATCATAAGCAGTTAGTCTTTCAAAACCTTCTTTATCTTTATATACACAGCCAGTATCAATATTAATTACAGCAAGTTTAGAAAGAACTCTTTCTTCACACTTAGAAATACTTATAGGATTATGACCATGAATAATAGTCTTATTTGCTAATAAAGGATTTGTGTAGGATTCTTTGCATTTCCACAGCATTGAATAATAATCAGTAAAAGGATTTATTACATTATCATTAAAACCGGCATGAACAAAAAGATAATCCTCAAATGAGTAATAATAACTCAAATCTTTAAAGAACTTAATGTATTTTGGTTCAATATCTTTCAAAGAACTAATTTCAAAACTTTTCAATGTTTCATCTCCACCGTTTTGAATCCATTTTGAAATATTATTTTCATTTGCGTTAGCATCCAGAAGCATGGCTTCATGATTTCCAATTAGAGGAATAACATCAAATCCCTTCTCCTGTAATTCCATTATAAAATCTACAACTTCTTTACTTTTATCACCTCTGTCAATGTAATCACCAAGCAAAATAAGGTTGTCTTCTTTTTGAAGTTGAATTTTATTTCCCACCAATTCTTCTAATGAATCGAAACATCCGTGAATGTCTCCAATTGCAAAAAGTCTTTTATTCATAACTTAAATATTTGAATGAAGGTTGAAGGTTGGAAAATTGCACTCTTTTGCAAATTTTGATCTGTGAGGTAGCCTGTGCAATGTGCGTGGGTTTCCCAAACTGTCACGAAGGGTAGAAGCGGGTGGGCAAAAACTATTTTTTTTATTACACCGAACTTCAATCAATGCTTTAATCTTGTCTATAAACTATTTTGATTTCCCAGTCAATTTATCAATGTACCACTATTTTTTTAGCCATGCACACAACTCATTCATAACCCCACCTTTCCTATGTGGTTTATTTCCTACATAAAATTATAACTATTTTCTACAAATCATGATAAAGGGACTTAATTTCTTAGAACTTCAAAGTCGCCAAGTTCAAAACACAAGTATCATTCGGTAGTTCCAATAAAAAAGCGCCACAGCACCCGACCTTGATTACCGGAGTGCTGTGGCGCAGAAATATCTACTAAAACGTAACGCTAACCTAGGTTCTGCAGCAGCGAAGCCGAGCCGCTCAGCAGCATGTAGAGTATAAAGGCAACTCCAATTACAATGCGGTAGTAGCCAAACCACTTGAAGCCATAGTTCTGCACTATTCTTATAAATATCTTCACGGCAATCCATGCAAAAATAAAGGCAACCGCAAGCCCAATTCCCAGCAGCATTAGCTCGGTGGCGTTGAAAACCACCGGTGTTTTCAGTAGGTCGTAGCCCGTAGCGGCAAACATGGTGGGCACGGCCAGCAGGAACGAAAACTCGGTGGCCTGCTTCTTGTTCAACCCGTTGAAAACCCCGCCAACTATGGTGGCGGCAGCACGCGATACACCGGGAACGATGGAAACGCTCTGTGCCAATCCAATAAAGAAGGAGCGTCGGTAGGAGATATCCTCCAGGTCAACATACTCCGACTTGCGAGCCACCACACGCCTATCGATAATAATAAGGATTATACCACCCACTGTAAGGGCAATGGAAACGCCCAGCGGGTTAAACAGCACCGCCTTAATGTAGGGATAGGCCAGCACGCCAGCAATTCCGGTGGGTATAAAGGCCACGGCCAACTTTAGGTATATGGTAAAGCTCTGCAAAAAGCGCTTGTAGTAGAGCATCACAATGGCCAGAATGGCACCCAGCTGGATGGCAATTTCAAAGGTCTTCACAAACTGGCCGTTCATATGCATTATGGACGAGGCCAAAATCATGTGACCGGTGGAGGAGATGGGTAAAAATTCGGTTAGCCCTTCAATAATGGCCAGAATAATGGTTTGGATAAGATTCATGGATGTGGTCTATTAAGGTTTGCTCTCGATTCGGTAAGAAATAAAAATTTTCAAACAGGAAAATTCAAGGGAGCAAACCTACCAAATTGT
This portion of the Williamwhitmania sp. genome encodes:
- a CDS encoding metallophosphoesterase family protein codes for the protein MNKRLFAIGDIHGCFDSLEELVGNKIQLQKEDNLILLGDYIDRGDKSKEVVDFIMELQEKGFDVIPLIGNHEAMLLDANANENNISKWIQNGGDETLKSFEISSLKDIEPKYIKFFKDLSYYYSFEDYLFVHAGFNDNVINPFTDYYSMLWKCKESYTNPLLANKTIIHGHNPISISKCEERVLSKLAVINIDTGCVYKDKEGFERLTAYDCNTQGILFV
- a CDS encoding undecaprenyl-diphosphate phosphatase; translated protein: MNLIQTIILAIIEGLTEFLPISSTGHMILASSIMHMNGQFVKTFEIAIQLGAILAIVMLYYKRFLQSFTIYLKLAVAFIPTGIAGVLAYPYIKAVLFNPLGVSIALTVGGIILIIIDRRVVARKSEYVDLEDISYRRSFFIGLAQSVSIVPGVSRAAATIVGGVFNGLNKKQATEFSFLLAVPTMFAATGYDLLKTPVVFNATELMLLGIGLAVAFIFAWIAVKIFIRIVQNYGFKWFGYYRIVIGVAFILYMLLSGSASLLQNLG
- a CDS encoding DHCW motif cupin fold protein: MNEANIPFQTIDWTVIPKTEHKGEVGVALWQTVQFPGLRVRIVEYTSGYVADHWCKKGHIVHCLEGEFVSELQNGERFVLKKGMTYVVSDDLSSHRSSTANGVKLMIIDGDFLKLQ